One stretch of Roseimicrobium sp. ORNL1 DNA includes these proteins:
- a CDS encoding antibiotic biosynthesis monooxygenase, with protein MPPITSTMHVTIRRYKIHPGATQQLVDSINEHFVPLIREAPRFLAYYAVDEGDGDVTAISIFEDEASATASNQLASQFVMKHLSALIPFPPKIISGDVVATANAGEVAA; from the coding sequence ATGCCTCCAATCACGTCGACCATGCACGTCACGATTCGGCGCTACAAAATCCACCCGGGTGCCACGCAGCAGCTGGTGGATTCCATCAACGAGCACTTTGTGCCGCTGATACGCGAGGCGCCACGCTTTCTGGCCTACTACGCCGTTGACGAAGGCGATGGGGATGTGACCGCCATCAGCATCTTCGAGGACGAGGCGAGCGCGACGGCTTCCAACCAGCTGGCCTCCCAGTTTGTGATGAAGCATCTCTCAGCGCTGATCCCCTTCCCACCGAAGATCATCTCCGGGGATGTGGTGGCCACGGCCAACGCGGGTGAGGTGGCGGCGTAA